A section of the Maridesulfovibrio ferrireducens genome encodes:
- a CDS encoding chemotaxis protein CheW gives MLVLTFRIGQYAYGLEARFVAEVVPPTIYKELPRSPGYVKGIFNYRGTITPVVDLSMLATDTACKPLMSTRVIILDFADIDSAEERGERYLGLLAENITETVKLFDSDFESSGLEIPDAPWLGKVARIEGGMLQLIKPGKLLSEELRTVLFSKSEIEQVDG, from the coding sequence ATGCTCGTTCTTACTTTCAGAATAGGACAATACGCTTACGGACTTGAAGCCCGCTTTGTCGCTGAGGTCGTTCCACCGACTATTTATAAAGAACTTCCGCGTTCTCCGGGGTATGTTAAGGGAATATTTAACTATCGTGGTACAATTACACCTGTTGTGGATCTTTCAATGCTTGCGACTGATACGGCTTGCAAACCTTTGATGAGTACCCGGGTAATTATTTTAGATTTTGCTGATATTGATTCTGCTGAAGAGCGTGGTGAAAGGTATCTGGGTTTGCTTGCGGAAAATATAACTGAAACTGTAAAACTTTTTGATTCGGATTTTGAATCTTCCGGCTTAGAAATTCCTGATGCTCCGTGGCTTGGAAAGGTTGCGAGAATTGAAGGTGGTATGCTTCAACTTATTAAACCGGGCAAACTGCTTTCTGAAGAGTTGCGGACAGTTCTTTTTTCCAAGTCAGAAATAGAACAGGTTGATGGTTAA
- a CDS encoding chemotaxis response regulator protein-glutamate methylesterase — MRIGIVNDMAMAVEVLKRIVNGAGFQVAWVAFNGEEAVFKCCRDVPDIVLMDLIMPVMDGAEATRRIMKECPCSILVVTASIESNASKVFEAMGAGALDVVTTPEMGIGGELEGAKNLTAKISLIRRLQGVEVEKEVKPITVASLKRTPRLLAIGSSTGGPTALATVLGALPADFPAAIVIIQHVDGSFSENLANWLNGQTKLEVSLAKRGDILHAGKVLLAPGNRNMLLGTGGIVHLTDGPGESLYVPSVDIFFKSLCCAGIPEGSAAVLLTGMGADGAKGLLELREKGWMTIAQDKESSVVWGMPGAAVKLGAARKVSSIESMAQVLIRHFK; from the coding sequence GTGAGAATTGGTATAGTCAATGATATGGCAATGGCTGTGGAAGTCCTGAAAAGAATTGTCAACGGGGCTGGATTTCAAGTGGCGTGGGTCGCATTTAACGGTGAAGAAGCTGTTTTTAAATGCTGTAGAGATGTTCCTGATATCGTGCTGATGGATCTGATTATGCCGGTGATGGACGGAGCAGAAGCAACCCGCCGCATAATGAAGGAATGTCCCTGTTCCATATTGGTTGTTACAGCCAGTATTGAGAGCAATGCTTCAAAAGTATTCGAAGCAATGGGTGCCGGAGCGCTCGATGTTGTTACCACTCCCGAAATGGGAATAGGTGGTGAGCTTGAAGGGGCAAAAAATCTTACTGCTAAAATTTCATTGATCAGAAGATTGCAGGGCGTTGAAGTAGAAAAAGAGGTTAAACCGATTACTGTTGCCTCTTTAAAAAGAACTCCCAGACTGCTTGCAATCGGAAGCTCCACAGGTGGTCCGACGGCTTTGGCAACAGTTCTCGGAGCTTTGCCGGCTGATTTTCCTGCTGCGATTGTCATTATTCAGCATGTGGACGGGAGTTTTTCGGAAAATCTCGCTAATTGGCTTAACGGACAGACGAAATTGGAAGTTAGCCTAGCAAAAAGAGGCGATATTTTACACGCTGGTAAAGTTCTTCTGGCTCCCGGGAACAGGAATATGCTTCTGGGAACGGGCGGGATAGTTCATCTTACAGACGGACCGGGGGAGAGTTTGTATGTTCCTTCGGTGGATATTTTTTTTAAGAGCCTCTGTTGTGCCGGGATACCCGAAGGTTCAGCCGCAGTTCTTTTGACGGGAATGGGCGCGGATGGTGCGAAAGGTCTTCTTGAGTTAAGAGAAAAGGGCTGGATGACCATTGCACAGGATAAAGAGAGCAGCGTTGTGTGGGGAATGCCCGGAGCTGCGGTGAAGCTAGGCGCGGCTCGGAAGGTTAGTTCTATTGAGAGTATGGCGCAGGTTTTGATCAGACATTTTAAGTAA
- a CDS encoding Hpt domain-containing protein gives MTRDMGDLSMLELFRMEAENHTKVLFSGLPTLAEGDHSSELVEPLMRAAASLKGAARIVGLADAIEVAGTLESVLELCRSGKVAASASIIEGMLSATEFLSNLAAVEVEEMDKWLEENNSSRTEIVSSLQKGKDVEPIPVPTPKLDPEPVFELESKPEILEASPKKKVALADASMLDLFRMEAESHSQSLSSGLLELEKNQSPENVEPLMRAAHSLKGAGRIVGLNGVVELSHAMEDVLEACRKGERVLVSQDIDRLLAATDFFSEMAKTEADQLETWLSDNSSSMQSVAKELAKPPSVQSTVPEISEPQVVEPPVVEPPVEQAPKVDVPLADLSMLDLFRMEAESNSQSLTAGLLALEKDQSADKVEPLMRAAHSMKGAARIVGLTDAVALAHAMEDLLVACQKGEVKLTADQIDVLLASTDIYGEVAQLDTDAIQGFLTDEKPTMDLLEKGLRGDEAEVKKVLSEIKSVHADIVSDNETSVSLPEVNEKEISDKKNKPEVKESVSPIKKSLKSNDAVVRVSAGNLNRLMALAGESLVEAGRLGTFASSLLRLKSGQRDLMKAFERAGERVGNGESLSYIMDEIKAVMSENQVLLATYSSDFDTYRRRSDNISGRLYNEVVASRMRPFSDGGRGFPRLVRDLARSLGKEVDFVVEGEATAVDRDILERLEAPLNHIIRNSVDHGIEMGPDRVAAGKPSKGTIKVIAGHRAGMLFIEVRDDGRGIDPERIRAKVVEKKLAPGRMAAEMSRAELMEFLFLPGFSTAGKVTEISGRGVGLDVVHAMVQEVGGTVRADSVPGEGMSFSMQLPLTLSVIRTLLVEISGEPYALPLSRISRIASILPAQLKLVEDRQYVSLDNSNVGLVPASQILGTETSKKEEEAVKVVVISDRMNKYGLVVDDFMGEQDLVVRPLDHRFGKVPDVNSVALMPDGSPVLILDAEDLVRSIDNLLSGGRLSKVGMDVVDKGPVQRILVVDDSLTVREVERKLLTNHGYEVDTAVDGMDGFNALATGHYDLVVTDVDMPRMNGLELTRKIKSDSDLKSIPVMMVSYKDREEDKLRGLEAGADYYFTKSSFHDETLLIAVEDLIGEVMK, from the coding sequence GTGACGCGCGATATGGGCGATCTTTCCATGCTTGAGCTTTTTCGCATGGAGGCTGAAAACCACACTAAGGTGCTATTCTCGGGCTTGCCCACCCTTGCAGAAGGAGATCACTCCTCTGAACTGGTGGAACCTCTTATGCGTGCGGCAGCGTCCCTTAAAGGCGCGGCGCGCATAGTCGGTCTTGCTGATGCAATAGAAGTTGCCGGAACGCTTGAATCCGTTTTGGAGCTATGCCGGAGCGGGAAAGTTGCGGCTTCGGCAAGTATTATTGAGGGGATGCTTTCAGCTACTGAATTTTTATCCAATCTTGCCGCTGTGGAAGTGGAAGAAATGGATAAGTGGCTTGAGGAGAATAATTCCTCCCGCACGGAAATAGTCTCTTCTTTGCAAAAAGGAAAAGACGTTGAACCTATACCTGTGCCCACGCCTAAACTCGATCCTGAACCTGTTTTTGAACTAGAATCTAAACCCGAAATTTTAGAAGCTTCACCCAAAAAGAAAGTAGCACTGGCGGATGCCTCTATGCTCGATCTTTTTCGTATGGAAGCGGAGAGTCACTCTCAGTCGTTATCTTCCGGTCTGCTTGAACTTGAAAAGAACCAGTCTCCTGAAAATGTGGAACCGCTCATGCGGGCTGCCCATTCTTTAAAAGGAGCGGGGCGAATTGTCGGACTGAACGGAGTCGTTGAACTGTCTCACGCCATGGAAGATGTCCTTGAAGCGTGCCGCAAAGGCGAACGAGTTTTAGTTTCTCAGGATATAGACAGATTGCTTGCCGCAACGGATTTCTTTTCTGAAATGGCTAAGACTGAAGCTGACCAGCTTGAAACGTGGTTGTCTGATAATTCTTCTTCCATGCAGAGCGTTGCTAAGGAATTAGCCAAACCTCCGTCTGTCCAAAGTACTGTTCCAGAAATTTCTGAGCCTCAGGTTGTAGAGCCACCAGTTGTAGAACCTCCGGTTGAACAAGCGCCTAAAGTGGACGTTCCACTTGCAGATCTTTCCATGCTCGATCTTTTCCGCATGGAAGCAGAGAGCAATTCACAGTCACTTACAGCCGGTCTTTTGGCACTTGAAAAGGATCAGTCTGCTGATAAGGTTGAACCTTTGATGCGCGCAGCCCATTCAATGAAAGGGGCTGCCAGAATTGTGGGGCTGACGGATGCAGTTGCTCTTGCGCATGCGATGGAAGATTTGCTGGTTGCCTGCCAGAAAGGTGAAGTTAAACTGACGGCTGACCAAATAGATGTTTTGCTCGCTTCAACCGATATTTACGGAGAAGTTGCCCAGCTTGATACAGATGCTATTCAGGGTTTTCTGACAGATGAGAAGCCCACAATGGATCTGCTTGAAAAAGGACTTCGTGGTGATGAAGCTGAAGTTAAAAAGGTGCTTTCGGAGATAAAATCTGTTCATGCTGACATTGTTTCGGATAATGAAACATCGGTCTCTTTGCCGGAAGTAAATGAAAAAGAAATTTCTGATAAAAAAAATAAGCCTGAAGTTAAAGAATCTGTTTCACCGATAAAAAAGAGTTTAAAAAGTAATGACGCAGTGGTCAGAGTCTCCGCAGGAAATCTTAACAGGTTGATGGCTCTTGCCGGAGAAAGTCTGGTTGAGGCCGGAAGGCTCGGTACTTTTGCATCCTCGTTGCTCAGGTTGAAATCCGGTCAGCGCGATTTGATGAAAGCCTTTGAAAGAGCGGGAGAAAGAGTAGGAAACGGCGAATCTCTGTCATATATAATGGACGAGATAAAGGCTGTTATGAGTGAAAATCAAGTATTACTGGCAACGTATTCCAGTGATTTTGATACCTATCGCAGACGTTCGGATAATATTTCCGGCAGACTTTATAATGAAGTTGTTGCCAGCCGTATGCGGCCGTTTTCCGACGGGGGACGTGGTTTTCCCCGCTTGGTGCGGGATCTTGCCCGTTCTCTTGGAAAAGAGGTTGATTTCGTTGTTGAAGGAGAAGCAACAGCCGTGGACAGGGATATCCTTGAACGGCTTGAGGCTCCGCTGAATCATATAATCAGGAATTCGGTTGACCATGGTATTGAAATGGGACCGGACCGGGTTGCCGCTGGAAAGCCTTCGAAGGGTACCATCAAAGTTATTGCCGGACACAGGGCTGGAATGCTTTTTATTGAAGTGCGTGATGACGGCAGAGGGATAGATCCCGAACGTATCAGAGCCAAGGTTGTTGAAAAGAAACTTGCGCCGGGCAGAATGGCGGCTGAAATGAGTCGCGCTGAGTTGATGGAATTTCTGTTTCTTCCGGGCTTTTCGACCGCAGGAAAAGTCACTGAAATTTCAGGGCGCGGAGTCGGACTTGATGTTGTACACGCCATGGTTCAGGAAGTTGGCGGAACAGTAAGAGCTGATTCTGTTCCCGGTGAGGGAATGTCTTTTTCCATGCAGCTACCGCTGACCCTTTCGGTAATACGCACCCTTCTGGTTGAAATTTCCGGTGAACCATATGCCCTTCCACTAAGCCGTATCAGTAGGATTGCTTCTATTCTACCTGCTCAGTTGAAGCTCGTCGAAGATAGACAATATGTCTCCCTTGATAATTCTAATGTCGGGCTTGTTCCGGCTTCGCAAATTCTTGGTACAGAGACTTCAAAAAAAGAAGAAGAGGCTGTTAAGGTAGTTGTTATCAGTGATCGTATGAATAAATACGGGTTGGTTGTTGATGATTTTATGGGAGAGCAGGACCTTGTAGTTAGGCCGCTTGATCACAGATTCGGCAAAGTGCCCGATGTTAATTCCGTAGCGCTCATGCCTGACGGATCGCCTGTTCTGATTTTAGATGCTGAAGATCTTGTGCGCTCAATTGATAATCTGCTTTCAGGCGGAAGACTCAGCAAAGTCGGTATGGATGTCGTTGATAAAGGTCCGGTTCAGCGAATTCTGGTTGTTGATGACTCTCTTACTGTGCGGGAAGTTGAGCGTAAGCTTTTAACCAATCACGGTTATGAAGTAGATACGGCAGTAGATGGAATGGACGGGTTTAACGCCCTTGCTACGGGTCATTATGATCTAGTGGTTACGGATGTTGATATGCCTAGAATGAACGGGCTGGAATTGACCAGAAAAATAAAATCCGATTCTGACTTGAAATCCATTCCGGTAATGATGGTTTCATATAAAGACCGGGAGGAAGATAAACTGCGCGGGCTTGAAGCAGGCGCGGATTATTATTTTACGAAAAGCAGCTTTCATGATGAAACTCTTTTAATAGCTGTAGAGGATCTGATCGGTGAGGTTATGAAGTGA
- a CDS encoding Cache 3/Cache 2 fusion domain-containing protein, which yields MRFSLRRKIITIACGAAVIPIVAMLVLINILESSLSESVASEIHTLITSHVSQVTSDLYEECRTSNELLVLETKRAAKALQAMIDEGGDIRLLKKESEWSLVNSRVKEKKITVPVLMIGDYSLTYGKRKNESLPLLVEASEISGAYCTIYQRVNPEGDMLVVDTTSKVKKESMGLGSIYYSLSAEGKRDSIIDEILSGRPVSRHCEEDDGIKFLAYSPLRDQAGAVVGMLSVHMRDDISDNLHKSILKTSINKSGFVWVLGTKGKNRGKYILSHFSSPEEEAALKTGQQHEAFVTELISQAINAGEGKLLTKEYLWKLGSDDEGRMKLSVYTYFAPWGWVIGSGVYLDEYNGIRDRLTGTMAKLTQWLGITGFVLLILTLVVSTYASGLIANPISHMVGISKMIANGDIFEAKRSIEMIEKVCPNARKAARNVDRQENLDETGQLYLAVRDMVENLGSLVGQVQRSGIQVTTSSTEIAASARQLDMTFNQQASATTQISATSTEISANSGELAGTMQEVTASASNMALLAQEGQDGLKTMIRIMNDLSVATSSITDKLAGINERANSIEGIVGTITKVADRTNLLSLNAAIEAEKAGKFGQGFSVVAGEIRRLADQTSVAALEIENMIGNMRVAVDSGVVEMDRFADDVRCGAGKAVKLGKKLDGIMMGVRDLNPRIELVNDGMSAQAEGAEQISEALGQLSDTSTHTSEALGEFNRAAFQLNEAVQGLRDEVSRFKVSE from the coding sequence ATGCGCTTTTCCTTAAGAAGAAAAATAATCACGATTGCCTGTGGAGCTGCAGTTATTCCCATTGTGGCAATGCTTGTTCTCATCAATATTTTGGAATCCAGCTTAAGCGAAAGTGTCGCTTCGGAAATTCACACTCTTATAACATCCCATGTTTCTCAGGTAACCAGTGATCTTTACGAGGAATGTCGGACTTCGAACGAGTTGCTTGTGCTCGAAACGAAGCGGGCTGCAAAGGCCTTGCAGGCAATGATTGACGAGGGCGGCGACATCAGGCTTTTGAAAAAAGAATCGGAATGGTCGCTTGTCAATTCGCGAGTAAAAGAGAAAAAAATTACCGTTCCTGTGCTTATGATCGGTGATTATAGTTTGACTTACGGTAAGCGCAAAAATGAATCACTCCCTCTTTTGGTTGAAGCCTCTGAAATTTCAGGAGCCTATTGTACCATTTATCAGCGTGTTAATCCTGAAGGGGATATGTTGGTTGTCGATACTACTTCTAAAGTAAAAAAAGAAAGCATGGGACTTGGCAGTATCTATTATTCACTAAGTGCAGAAGGGAAAAGAGACTCTATTATTGATGAGATCCTTTCCGGACGGCCTGTAAGTCGACATTGTGAAGAGGATGATGGCATCAAGTTTCTTGCTTATTCCCCTCTTCGGGATCAGGCAGGGGCTGTTGTGGGTATGCTTAGTGTCCACATGCGAGACGATATTTCTGACAATCTGCACAAGTCTATTCTTAAGACCTCTATTAATAAATCCGGTTTTGTCTGGGTTCTCGGTACCAAGGGAAAAAATCGTGGAAAATATATTCTATCGCATTTCAGCAGCCCTGAAGAAGAAGCAGCATTAAAAACCGGTCAGCAACACGAGGCTTTTGTCACAGAATTGATTTCGCAAGCAATTAACGCCGGAGAAGGTAAGCTGCTGACTAAGGAATATCTTTGGAAGCTGGGCTCTGACGATGAAGGGCGGATGAAACTTTCTGTTTACACATATTTTGCGCCGTGGGGCTGGGTCATCGGTTCCGGAGTCTATCTTGATGAATATAACGGTATTCGAGATCGTTTGACCGGGACAATGGCTAAACTTACCCAGTGGCTTGGCATTACGGGTTTTGTACTTCTGATATTGACACTGGTTGTTTCAACGTATGCGAGCGGACTTATCGCCAATCCCATAAGTCATATGGTTGGTATCTCCAAAATGATTGCAAACGGAGATATTTTCGAAGCCAAGCGTTCTATTGAGATGATTGAAAAGGTTTGTCCCAATGCCCGTAAAGCAGCCCGGAATGTCGATCGGCAGGAGAATCTTGATGAAACTGGGCAACTTTATCTCGCGGTCAGGGATATGGTCGAGAACCTCGGTTCCCTTGTGGGACAGGTTCAGCGCTCAGGAATTCAGGTAACGACTTCTTCTACGGAGATTGCCGCTTCGGCTAGACAGTTAGATATGACTTTTAATCAGCAGGCTTCTGCAACTACTCAGATAAGCGCTACCAGTACGGAAATTTCAGCAAATTCGGGCGAATTGGCCGGAACCATGCAGGAAGTTACAGCTTCTGCTTCAAACATGGCTCTGTTGGCGCAGGAAGGGCAGGATGGGTTGAAGACCATGATTAGAATCATGAATGACCTGAGCGTTGCCACTTCAAGTATCACTGATAAATTAGCCGGAATTAATGAACGGGCAAATTCTATTGAGGGGATTGTCGGGACAATCACAAAAGTTGCTGACAGGACAAATTTACTTTCCCTGAATGCGGCAATTGAGGCTGAAAAGGCAGGAAAGTTCGGACAGGGTTTCTCCGTTGTTGCCGGAGAGATAAGGCGGCTTGCGGATCAAACTTCTGTAGCGGCTCTTGAAATTGAGAATATGATCGGTAACATGCGTGTTGCTGTTGATTCAGGAGTTGTTGAGATGGATCGTTTTGCTGATGATGTCCGTTGCGGAGCCGGAAAGGCCGTAAAGCTTGGAAAGAAGCTTGATGGAATTATGATGGGAGTTCGAGACCTTAATCCCAGAATCGAGTTGGTGAATGACGGTATGTCCGCACAGGCCGAAGGCGCGGAACAGATAAGCGAGGCACTGGGGCAACTTTCAGATACGTCAACTCATACTTCCGAAGCCCTTGGAGAGTTCAATCGGGCTGCATTTCAGCTTAATGAGGCTGTTCAGGGGTTGCGCGATGAAGTTTCGCGTTTCAAGGTGAGTGAGTAA
- a CDS encoding CheR family methyltransferase produces the protein MNLEPFQKILKRAMGLAPESLGKSGVCHALQVRMRAAGCSESEYLRLLQTDEQEISELIEEIVVPETWFFRDTKPFELLSETAVSCRREVYKVLSAPCSTGEEPYSAAMALMGAGLSTDRIKVDAVDISKRALSRAKEGIYTDNSFRSELPVYAKNCFKKCEQGRKLVDRVKDVVSFYSGNIVEGELPLGQYDAIFCRNLIIYLDESSRECLAELFNERLKKDGLLFVGHAEALPLFNKYFTQVKKSGVFAFKKTEKKSVDRAVKSFNCIKSKYPAYPVRSDLVLPEQRKKRLIKKPLIDTDTSQQPEKIKFSLSDVRLLADRGETSKALSLCQNILVSDGPEANLLHLCGLLYEAQGEPMQAEEYYGKALYLNPQHLDSLVHLALLVETRGDERKAALLRNRVRRAEKQNEAG, from the coding sequence ATGAATCTTGAGCCGTTTCAAAAAATCCTTAAAAGGGCCATGGGCCTTGCTCCGGAATCTCTCGGAAAATCAGGAGTCTGTCATGCCTTGCAGGTAAGGATGCGGGCGGCTGGTTGCAGCGAGTCTGAATATCTGAGGCTGCTTCAAACTGATGAACAGGAAATTTCAGAACTGATTGAAGAGATTGTTGTGCCTGAGACGTGGTTTTTTAGGGATACAAAACCTTTTGAACTGCTTTCAGAAACAGCCGTGAGTTGCCGCAGAGAAGTGTATAAAGTGTTAAGTGCTCCATGTTCTACAGGAGAGGAGCCTTATTCCGCTGCTATGGCTCTTATGGGGGCAGGTCTGTCTACCGATCGCATCAAAGTTGATGCAGTGGATATCAGCAAGCGTGCATTATCCAGAGCTAAAGAAGGAATTTATACCGACAACTCGTTTAGATCAGAATTGCCTGTTTACGCTAAAAATTGTTTTAAAAAATGTGAACAAGGGCGGAAGTTAGTTGATAGGGTTAAGGATGTTGTAAGCTTCTATTCAGGGAATATTGTTGAGGGGGAGCTTCCGCTCGGACAATACGATGCTATTTTTTGCAGGAATTTGATCATTTATCTAGATGAAAGTTCAAGGGAATGTTTAGCTGAACTGTTTAATGAAAGATTGAAAAAGGACGGGTTGCTTTTTGTGGGGCATGCTGAGGCCTTACCGCTTTTTAATAAATATTTCACTCAGGTAAAAAAGTCCGGGGTTTTTGCTTTTAAGAAGACAGAAAAGAAAAGCGTAGACAGGGCAGTTAAGTCTTTCAACTGCATCAAGTCGAAATATCCGGCTTATCCAGTTCGTAGTGACTTGGTTTTGCCTGAACAACGTAAAAAAAGATTAATTAAGAAGCCTTTGATTGATACAGATACGTCTCAACAGCCTGAAAAAATAAAGTTTTCATTAAGTGATGTTAGGCTTTTGGCAGACAGGGGAGAAACCTCAAAAGCCTTGTCATTATGTCAGAATATTCTGGTGAGTGACGGTCCTGAGGCGAATCTTCTGCACTTGTGCGGTTTACTTTATGAAGCACAGGGAGAGCCTATGCAGGCTGAAGAGTATTATGGAAAAGCATTGTATTTGAATCCGCAGCACTTGGATTCTCTGGTGCACCTTGCGTTGCTGGTCGAAACCAGAGGTGATGAACGTAAGGCTGCTCTTCTTCGTAACCGGGTCCGGCGGGCCGAAAAGCAAAATGAGGCCGGCTAA
- a CDS encoding chemotaxis protein CheW produces MLDTCWNEIGYVGDRSCPELTKWSHCFNCPQFTQAGLSLLHREPPEGYLAENSVAVSIAKDEEVAETSGAVVFRISKEWLALSSLVFVSVLELRKIRPVPHKSGKYFKGLSSLQGQIVPVVSVRDLLGLEREYLTEEEKGFRVYSRFICLDRGLGRWIFEADEVLGVHHYFADALLDAPATVSKAPAAYTKGLFDLDEKRVSLLDEELLFEAFNRIIK; encoded by the coding sequence ATGCTTGATACCTGTTGGAATGAAATAGGTTATGTCGGTGACAGGTCATGTCCAGAGCTTACGAAGTGGAGTCATTGCTTTAATTGTCCGCAGTTCACTCAAGCCGGATTGAGTCTATTACATAGAGAACCTCCCGAAGGGTATCTGGCTGAAAATTCCGTGGCGGTTTCAATTGCCAAAGATGAAGAGGTCGCAGAAACTTCCGGGGCAGTTGTATTTAGAATTTCAAAAGAATGGCTGGCTCTGTCATCACTTGTTTTTGTTTCGGTTCTTGAACTTAGAAAGATACGGCCTGTTCCTCATAAAAGTGGTAAATATTTTAAAGGATTATCAAGTCTTCAAGGACAGATAGTCCCTGTTGTTTCAGTCCGTGACCTTTTGGGGCTTGAAAGGGAATATCTTACTGAAGAAGAAAAAGGGTTCAGAGTTTACAGCAGGTTCATCTGTTTAGATCGGGGACTTGGCCGGTGGATTTTTGAAGCTGACGAGGTTTTGGGAGTGCATCATTACTTTGCTGATGCTTTGCTTGATGCCCCTGCTACCGTTTCAAAAGCTCCTGCTGCGTATACCAAAGGGTTGTTTGATCTTGATGAAAAACGGGTCTCTCTTCTTGATGAAGAGTTGTTATTTGAAGCATTTAATCGCATCATAAAATAG
- a CDS encoding SpoIIE family protein phosphatase: MTNSVMNEKLLTEHKISVLLIDDQPMVGEAVRRMLAEEKDIDFHFVSDPTIAIPTAEKLEPTVILQDLVMPEIDGMTMVKFMRANSKLKNIPLIVLSTKEEATTKAEAFALGANDYLVKLPDRIELLARIRYHSKGYINLLQRNEAYKQLLESRDAMRKELAVAADYVTSLLPLPVAEGEIQADWRFLPSASLGGDSFGYHWLDDDHFAIYLLDVCDHGVGSALLSVSAMNVLRSQTLPDTDFHKPDEVLFALNESFQMDQQNNLYFTMWYGVYKKSDRTLTYSSGGHPPALLMNGDEVAQLRTPGMIVGGMPDMEYTSDSITVKPGARFFLYSDGVYELKKVSDGKMWDFESFVNFMASTTGPLGSPIDMLIGHTKELQGREEYDDDFSMVEFVFE; the protein is encoded by the coding sequence ATGACAAATTCTGTTATGAATGAAAAGTTGCTGACTGAGCATAAAATCAGCGTACTTTTAATAGATGATCAGCCTATGGTGGGCGAAGCTGTGCGTAGAATGCTGGCCGAAGAAAAGGATATAGATTTTCATTTTGTCAGTGATCCTACTATTGCAATTCCCACTGCCGAAAAGTTGGAGCCGACCGTTATTTTACAGGATCTGGTTATGCCCGAGATTGACGGTATGACCATGGTAAAGTTTATGCGGGCCAATTCAAAACTTAAAAATATTCCCCTGATTGTGCTTTCCACCAAAGAAGAAGCTACCACTAAAGCTGAAGCTTTCGCTCTCGGCGCAAATGACTATCTGGTTAAATTGCCGGACAGAATCGAACTTCTCGCACGCATAAGATATCATTCAAAAGGTTACATCAACCTGCTTCAGAGAAATGAAGCGTATAAACAGCTCCTTGAAAGCCGGGATGCCATGCGTAAAGAGCTGGCTGTTGCGGCTGATTATGTAACGTCTCTTTTGCCTCTCCCTGTTGCGGAGGGAGAAATTCAGGCCGATTGGAGATTCCTTCCGTCAGCTTCTCTCGGCGGAGATTCTTTCGGGTATCACTGGCTCGATGATGATCATTTTGCCATTTATCTGCTTGATGTCTGTGATCATGGAGTCGGTTCTGCGTTACTCTCAGTTTCCGCTATGAACGTTTTGCGTTCACAGACTCTTCCCGACACAGACTTTCATAAGCCCGATGAAGTGCTTTTCGCTCTGAATGAATCCTTTCAGATGGATCAGCAGAACAATTTATATTTCACTATGTGGTATGGAGTTTATAAAAAATCAGACCGCACTTTGACCTACTCGAGCGGCGGACATCCACCGGCTTTACTTATGAACGGAGATGAAGTTGCACAGCTCAGAACTCCGGGCATGATTGTGGGCGGGATGCCGGATATGGAATATACCAGTGACTCAATAACGGTAAAGCCCGGAGCTCGCTTTTTCCTCTACAGTGACGGGGTATATGAGCTGAAAAAAGTATCTGACGGAAAAATGTGGGACTTTGAAAGTTTTGTAAATTTTATGGCGTCAACAACAGGCCCGCTCGGCAGTCCTATTGATATGCTTATAGGTCACACCAAAGAACTTCAGGGACGCGAAGAGTACGATGATGATTTTTCAATGGTCGAATTTGTTTTTGAATAG